GGATACTGTGGTGGCACAACCTGTTGTGGTTGTGAAACAGGACTCCCAGTTGTTGTCGTGGAAGTCGGTTGTAAAAAAGATTGTTGAGCATTTTGCTCAGATCGCAGGGCTGCGGATGAAGATCCGGTCGAACGAGGTTGCACCTCTTCCAAAGTATCAATAAACTTGATAACCCGTCCTTTTACATTCTCACCAGCAAATTCGATACTGGTGTTCTCTTTTCCTTCGTCATCGATTATTTCGAGCCGAATCTTCATCTTTTGCGCCTCTGCAGCGGATCCATCCATCCCCTCAGATCGGTGGATTCACAAACCATTCATCCCCTCAGATAATGGCTCAGCTTTTATGTGAATACAGCCTCATGCAACTGATATGCTCTTGTATCATACAATTGCTTTGAACTGCAATACATCCATTATCCTTAATGATATATAAATGTTTTTATTAAATACATGTCATTATCTGTATTATCTAAAAATAAAGACTTTAAAACACTTATTTTTAGAAATAAACAGATAAATAAGCTTAATTTTTTAGCTAAATTTTCAGCCTAAAAACATGAAATACAATGAAAATTGTGTTTCATATGAAATACTCCAGTGGAAGCAAAGGGGTTTGTTTTCAAATCTATTTTTTTGTAATTATCAAGTAAAAACAAAAATAAAGTGTATCTATATCATAAAATCGGTTAAAATTTGATATTAATGCACATAATTATAATAAAAGCTCTAATATTGTTTTAAATTAGTTGCAGATACATATTAACGGTGCAATTACAGAAGGATCGACTACCAACAGACCACATAATGAGAACAATATAACTGCCGCACGCAAATCATTTGCCGCATTCAGTTGAGTTTATATCACATGATGTTTATAAGGACGAAACATGACCGACGTAAGTGCAGGATCATCAACGGGAAATAATGTACCGGATATGAATTCCGACAAAATAACCCACGAGGCAGAAGAAGTTGAAGACATGGACATCCAGTCGATCCTCAACGAGAACGAGGTCCTGAAGGTCCAGAATGAAACTATGAAGGCAAAGTTACTTGAAGCCAATATGATGGCAAACAAGTACCTTACAGAGATAGACAAACTAAAAGAGCAGCTGGACCACCTCACCACACCACCACTGTTCATTGCAACTGTTATGGAAGTGGAAGATGACATGGTGCTTCTGCGACAGCATGGCAACAACCAGGAAGTTATGACAAGGATGCCACCGGGAATGGAAGGCACTGTGGAACCTGGCATGCGCGTGAGCATTAATGCAGCATTTTCAATCATATCCACGATCAGCAAAGCAGCTGACGTACGCGCCCAAGTCATGGAACTTATCAATTCACCAGGCGTAGACTATGACATGATAGGCGGTCTTGATGAAGTCCTCAAGGAAGTCATCGAATCAGTTGAACTGCCACTGACAGAACCGGAACTGTTCGAGAACATAGGAATAGAACCCCCAAGCGGAGTCCTCATGTACGGCAATCCGGGAACAGGAAAGACACTGATAGCAAAGGCAGTTGCATCAAGGGCAAACGCCACATTCATTCGCATGTCAGGATCAGACCTTGTGCAGAAGTTCATCGGAGAAGGCGCAAGACTTGTCAAAGATGTATTCCAGCTCGCAAGGGACAAATCCCCATCAATATTGTTCATCGATGAGATAGATGCAGTGGGAGGAATGCGTACCCATGACGGCACAACAGGATCTGCAGAAGTCAACAGAACAATGTTGCAACTTCTGGCAGAGATGGATGGGTTCGA
This genomic stretch from Methanococcoides sp. LMO-2 harbors:
- a CDS encoding proteasome-activating nucleotidase, with the protein product MTDVSAGSSTGNNVPDMNSDKITHEAEEVEDMDIQSILNENEVLKVQNETMKAKLLEANMMANKYLTEIDKLKEQLDHLTTPPLFIATVMEVEDDMVLLRQHGNNQEVMTRMPPGMEGTVEPGMRVSINAAFSIISTISKAADVRAQVMELINSPGVDYDMIGGLDEVLKEVIESVELPLTEPELFENIGIEPPSGVLMYGNPGTGKTLIAKAVASRANATFIRMSGSDLVQKFIGEGARLVKDVFQLARDKSPSILFIDEIDAVGGMRTHDGTTGSAEVNRTMLQLLAEMDGFDPSGNVKIIAATNRIDLLDPALLRPGRFDRIIEVPLPDEKAREEILKIHTRKMNLEEDLDLARIANMTDGLSGADLNVIVKEAGMFVLRRRGDKITMKDLLDAFEKVVSDEEVNSPFGMFV